One stretch of Dissulfurimicrobium hydrothermale DNA includes these proteins:
- a CDS encoding YebC/PmpR family DNA-binding transcriptional regulator → MSGHSKWSTIKHKKGALDAKRGKIFTKLIKEIMVAARLGGGDPASNPRLRNAIMAAKSENMPKENIERAIKKGTGELEGANYEEILYEGYGPGGVAVLVEAMTDNRQRTVSDVRHIFSKRGGSLGEPGSVAWMFEKKGLIIVEKSSIDEESLMTLALEAGAEDLKENESDWEIRTTPDSFEAVRAAIEAKGIKIEEAQVTMVPKTVVKIEDEQQAGQILRLMEAIEDNDDVQHVYANFDISDSLLEKLG, encoded by the coding sequence ATGTCAGGACATTCAAAATGGAGTACCATAAAGCACAAAAAGGGGGCGTTGGATGCCAAGCGGGGCAAGATTTTCACCAAGCTTATAAAAGAAATAATGGTTGCCGCCCGTCTTGGCGGGGGCGATCCAGCCAGTAACCCCCGGCTCAGGAATGCTATTATGGCCGCCAAGTCGGAAAATATGCCGAAGGAGAACATAGAAAGGGCTATCAAAAAGGGGACTGGCGAGCTTGAAGGCGCCAACTATGAAGAGATCTTATATGAAGGTTATGGGCCTGGCGGCGTTGCGGTGCTGGTTGAGGCCATGACAGATAACCGCCAGAGGACAGTCTCTGATGTGAGGCATATATTCTCAAAGCGGGGTGGGAGTCTAGGTGAACCGGGTAGTGTGGCCTGGATGTTTGAGAAAAAAGGGCTTATCATTGTAGAGAAATCGAGCATTGACGAAGAGTCGCTTATGACATTGGCCCTTGAGGCAGGGGCTGAAGACCTGAAGGAGAATGAGTCGGATTGGGAGATACGCACCACCCCTGATTCGTTCGAAGCCGTAAGGGCCGCAATAGAGGCCAAGGGCATAAAGATCGAGGAGGCACAGGTGACAATGGTCCCTAAGACTGTCGTAAAGATCGAGGATGAACAGCAGGCAGGTCAGATATTGAGGCTTATGGAGGCAATAGAAGATAATGACGATGTTCAGCATGTCTATGCGAATTTCGATATATCCGACAGTCTTCTTGAGAAGTTAGGATAA
- the ruvC gene encoding crossover junction endodeoxyribonuclease RuvC, with amino-acid sequence MSDGLILGIDPGSIATGYGIIKKDGDRLCFVDAGVIRPGCRRAHGDKDGNDLAKRLECIYAGLGKVIERLAPETSAIEGIFHKNNPRSALLLGHARGVAILAAVHRGLCVYEYSPMEIKKAVVGYGRAEKHQIQQMVKVMLNLQEKVAQDASDALAVAICHANSMRCRRMMVGISSRLNRR; translated from the coding sequence ATGTCAGATGGGCTTATTCTTGGCATTGATCCCGGCAGCATTGCCACAGGCTACGGCATCATAAAGAAGGATGGGGACAGGCTTTGCTTTGTTGATGCAGGTGTCATTAGGCCAGGATGTCGCAGGGCTCACGGCGATAAAGATGGGAACGATTTGGCAAAGAGGCTTGAGTGTATATATGCCGGTCTTGGCAAGGTGATAGAGCGTCTTGCCCCTGAGACCTCGGCTATAGAAGGTATATTTCACAAGAACAACCCTAGATCGGCCCTGCTTCTTGGACATGCAAGGGGGGTTGCCATTTTGGCCGCTGTGCACCGCGGTCTCTGTGTCTATGAGTATTCGCCGATGGAAATCAAAAAGGCTGTCGTGGGCTATGGCAGGGCGGAAAAACACCAGATCCAACAGATGGTTAAGGTGATGCTGAATCTACAGGAAAAGGTGGCTCAGGATGCATCGGATGCACTTGCCGTTGCCATATGTCATGCCAATTCAATGAGATGCAGGCGCATGATGGTAGGTATCTCGTCAAGGTTGAATAGGAGATGA
- the ruvA gene encoding Holliday junction branch migration protein RuvA: MIGYLKGRVERLWDKRGIILDVNGIGYEIQMPAPAVSRLESIGREITVFTHLVWKEDAVSLYGFEGMEERDMFRMLIEVSGVGPKMALNILSMFTVQELLKTIAGYDIKRLQAIHGVGKKTAARLCVDLKEKARLILVEQQKTQASGGIAKAGPGVYEEEVMQALLNLGYSRLEARSALERAHAELGEGTGIERLVKTALSFLGKGVCSS; the protein is encoded by the coding sequence ATGATAGGTTATCTCAAGGGCAGAGTGGAGAGGCTTTGGGACAAGAGGGGTATCATCCTTGACGTAAACGGCATAGGTTATGAGATACAGATGCCTGCTCCGGCCGTTTCAAGACTTGAATCCATAGGAAGGGAAATAACCGTCTTTACGCATCTTGTATGGAAAGAAGACGCGGTTTCGCTTTACGGTTTTGAGGGGATGGAGGAGCGCGATATGTTTAGGATGCTCATCGAGGTGTCGGGCGTAGGTCCAAAGATGGCCTTGAATATCCTCTCGATGTTTACTGTACAGGAACTCTTAAAGACGATAGCCGGTTATGACATAAAAAGGCTTCAGGCCATACACGGCGTGGGCAAGAAGACGGCAGCTAGACTGTGCGTCGATCTTAAGGAAAAGGCAAGGCTTATTCTTGTCGAACAACAGAAAACGCAGGCCAGCGGTGGCATTGCAAAAGCAGGTCCAGGTGTTTACGAAGAAGAGGTTATGCAGGCCCTTTTAAACCTTGGATACAGTCGTTTAGAGGCCAGATCCGCGCTTGAAAGGGCGCATGCCGAGCTTGGAGAAGGGACGGGGATCGAGAGGCTCGTTAAGACCGCATTAAGCTTTTTGGGTAAAGGTGTATGTTCATCATGA
- the ruvB gene encoding Holliday junction branch migration DNA helicase RuvB, producing the protein MKEAAPLLNRDRELDPKPIGEERGIEPGLRPKKLSEYVGQNDVKSSLEVFISAARMRGETLDHVLLHGQPGLGKTTLANIIANEMGVSLRATSGPVIERPGDLAAILTNLQDGECLFIDEIHRLNPVVEEILYPAMEDFQLDLVIGQGPSARTIKIDLPRFTLIGATTRTGLLSPPLRDRFGVVLRMEFYHERELYEIVRRSAAIMGISIDEGGAMEIASRSRGTPRISNRLLRRVRDYAEVRANGHISAEVADMALSLIDVDKSGLDRMDRLILKVIIDKFSGGPVGLETIATSVGEESDTIEDVYEPYLIQKGYLHRTPRGRVATDMAYRHLGRRR; encoded by the coding sequence ATGAAAGAGGCTGCGCCCTTGCTCAACCGAGACAGAGAACTTGATCCCAAGCCCATAGGAGAAGAAAGAGGTATAGAGCCTGGGCTTCGCCCAAAAAAGTTGTCCGAATATGTCGGACAAAATGATGTCAAATCCAGCCTTGAGGTCTTCATTTCAGCTGCCCGCATGCGTGGAGAGACCCTTGATCACGTATTGTTGCATGGTCAGCCTGGCCTCGGAAAGACTACGCTCGCTAATATCATAGCAAACGAGATGGGTGTCAGTCTGAGGGCCACGTCCGGTCCTGTAATTGAAAGGCCTGGAGACCTTGCCGCTATACTTACAAATCTACAAGATGGTGAATGCCTGTTCATAGACGAGATACACAGACTCAACCCGGTGGTCGAGGAGATACTCTATCCTGCAATGGAGGATTTCCAGCTCGATCTTGTTATAGGACAGGGTCCAAGCGCACGCACTATCAAGATCGATCTGCCGCGTTTTACACTGATCGGGGCCACCACAAGGACGGGTCTCTTGTCGCCGCCGTTAAGGGACAGGTTTGGTGTGGTATTGAGGATGGAATTCTATCATGAGCGCGAACTCTATGAAATAGTAAGACGTTCTGCAGCCATTATGGGTATTTCAATCGACGAAGGCGGAGCAATGGAGATAGCCTCGAGGTCCAGAGGTACGCCCAGGATATCGAATAGGCTCCTGAGGCGTGTACGAGATTATGCCGAGGTTAGGGCAAACGGGCATATATCCGCCGAGGTGGCGGACATGGCCCTGTCTCTGATCGACGTTGACAAAAGCGGACTTGATCGTATGGATAGATTGATATTAAAGGTTATAATCGACAAATTTTCAGGCGGCCCGGTCGGACTTGAGACTATAGCAACATCTGTCGGAGAGGAAAGTGATACTATAGAAGATGTCTATGAGCCCTATCTCATCCAGAAAGGTTACCTTCACAGGACGCCGAGGGGCAGGGTCGCAACTGATATGGCCTACAGACACCTGGGGAGGAGGCGCTGA
- a CDS encoding Lon protease family protein, which produces MEKITHVPLEPSALRLNIDPNGLGFETLFGLEENEETETLAQERAVKALAFGLEIRHPDFNVYVAGPKETGLFDLARMYVEQVAKTLPSSPSDWCYVYNFKDHDSPIAIRLEQGRGREFKRDMSVLVDNLKLHIPKIFESEIYISRKEEIIRAFNKARSQVFEELDRKVRESGFILQADQTGMMVIPAKGEGVPFTPDELSTLSEEQQMELKTRSEMLHREMGSTMRHVHQLEQEVSERLRALDAEMVGQVCDRFIDELKKKYEGHGLIQDYLSDVKADVIKNMDDFRSKPQAQTPFPFPMMTPSFTQYEVNLIVDNIETKGAPVVIESNPSYPNLFGSIEKKAQFGALVTDFTMIKAGAFHKANGGYLIIKAMDLLKWPFSYEALKRSLRDRRLEIEDPGEQFGLFTTKTLKPMAIPLDIKIVLVGNSEIYQLLYNFDEDFRELFKVKAHMDVHVDRNEARLGQLLQSVKTIVKKNGLRDIHNTGIAKLIEYSAELAGSQEKLSLKVSDIADLICEADFWAAKDGSPLITGEYIQKAMNEKAYRCRLYEDHLQELLAKGIIKVNTSGRAVGQVNGLAIYDLGDYIFGKPSRITANISLGKEGVINIEREAELSGSIHTKGVMILSGYLRAYFSADRPLTLAATICFEQSYGMIDGDSASGAELFALLSALSGMPIDQGIAVTGAVSQKGEILPIGGVTQKIEGFFDLCKAHGLTGSQGVIIPKANVKDLMLKEEVVGAVEAGRFHIWAIETVEEGIEILTGIPAGVRDVDGNYPEGTLFYLVDLRLQELAEAAKSYGHEEEGVMEEAAEGAGS; this is translated from the coding sequence ATGGAAAAAATAACGCATGTGCCACTTGAACCAAGTGCACTTCGGCTGAACATTGACCCCAATGGCCTTGGGTTCGAGACCCTCTTTGGACTTGAAGAAAACGAGGAGACAGAGACCTTGGCCCAAGAGCGGGCTGTCAAGGCCCTCGCCTTCGGCCTTGAAATAAGACATCCTGACTTCAACGTATATGTTGCAGGGCCGAAGGAGACAGGGCTTTTTGATCTGGCGCGTATGTATGTCGAGCAGGTGGCAAAGACCTTGCCGTCATCCCCTTCCGATTGGTGCTATGTCTATAACTTCAAAGACCATGATTCACCCATAGCTATAAGGCTTGAGCAGGGGAGGGGGCGTGAATTTAAAAGGGATATGTCTGTGCTTGTGGATAATCTTAAGCTGCATATCCCGAAGATATTTGAGAGTGAGATCTACATATCCCGCAAGGAGGAGATTATAAGGGCCTTCAATAAGGCGAGGAGTCAGGTATTCGAAGAACTCGATAGGAAGGTGCGTGAAAGCGGTTTTATCCTTCAGGCAGACCAGACCGGTATGATGGTGATCCCTGCCAAGGGAGAGGGCGTCCCATTTACCCCTGATGAGCTTTCGACCCTTTCCGAAGAACAGCAAATGGAGCTCAAGACCAGGTCTGAGATGTTGCATAGAGAGATGGGCAGCACCATGCGCCACGTCCATCAACTTGAACAGGAAGTGAGCGAAAGGCTGAGGGCCCTTGATGCGGAGATGGTAGGACAGGTGTGTGATCGCTTTATTGATGAGCTCAAGAAAAAATATGAAGGTCATGGCCTTATCCAGGATTATTTGTCTGACGTCAAGGCGGATGTCATAAAGAATATGGACGACTTCCGTTCAAAGCCACAGGCACAGACGCCTTTCCCTTTCCCTATGATGACCCCGAGTTTCACCCAGTATGAAGTCAACCTCATCGTCGATAACATTGAGACAAAGGGTGCGCCAGTAGTCATAGAGAGCAATCCGAGTTATCCGAATCTATTTGGTTCGATCGAGAAAAAGGCCCAATTCGGGGCGCTTGTTACAGACTTTACGATGATCAAGGCCGGTGCCTTCCACAAGGCCAATGGGGGATATCTGATTATCAAGGCCATGGATCTCCTAAAGTGGCCCTTTTCCTATGAGGCCTTAAAGAGATCTTTAAGAGATCGGAGGCTTGAAATCGAAGATCCGGGTGAGCAATTTGGTCTTTTTACCACAAAGACATTGAAGCCCATGGCCATTCCACTGGATATAAAGATTGTCCTTGTGGGGAATTCAGAGATATATCAGCTGCTTTATAATTTTGATGAGGATTTTAGAGAGCTTTTTAAGGTGAAGGCCCATATGGATGTGCATGTGGACAGGAACGAGGCCAGATTGGGTCAGTTATTGCAGTCGGTTAAGACGATAGTAAAAAAGAACGGCCTCAGGGATATCCATAACACTGGGATCGCAAAACTTATCGAATACAGCGCCGAACTTGCCGGCTCGCAGGAGAAATTGAGCCTTAAGGTATCAGATATCGCTGATCTTATATGTGAGGCCGATTTTTGGGCCGCAAAGGATGGAAGCCCATTGATCACCGGCGAATATATCCAAAAGGCTATGAACGAAAAGGCCTACAGGTGTAGGCTCTATGAAGATCACCTCCAAGAGCTTTTGGCCAAGGGTATCATTAAGGTGAATACTAGCGGCAGAGCGGTCGGGCAGGTCAACGGTCTTGCCATCTACGACCTCGGGGACTATATCTTTGGCAAGCCATCCAGGATTACGGCCAACATATCCTTGGGCAAGGAAGGCGTTATAAACATAGAACGTGAAGCAGAATTGAGCGGCAGTATTCATACCAAAGGGGTCATGATCCTGTCGGGATATCTTAGGGCATATTTTTCTGCGGATAGGCCTTTGACCCTTGCAGCTACCATCTGTTTTGAGCAGAGCTATGGGATGATTGACGGAGATTCTGCGTCTGGTGCCGAGCTGTTTGCGTTGCTCTCGGCGCTTTCCGGTATGCCTATCGACCAAGGGATCGCCGTAACTGGCGCTGTGAGCCAAAAGGGAGAGATATTGCCTATAGGAGGGGTTACACAGAAGATAGAGGGCTTTTTTGATCTATGCAAGGCGCACGGACTTACAGGAAGTCAAGGGGTAATCATCCCTAAGGCAAATGTAAAGGACCTGATGTTGAAAGAAGAGGTTGTCGGGGCGGTGGAGGCAGGTAGATTCCATATCTGGGCTATAGAGACCGTAGAGGAAGGCATTGAGATACTTACAGGCATCCCCGCAGGGGTCAGAGATGTGGATGGGAATTATCCGGAGGGAACCCTCTTCTATTTAGTCGATCTGAGGCTTCAGGAATTGGCCGAGGCGGCCAAGAGCTATGGCCATGAGGAAGAAGGCGTAATGGAGGAGGCGGCGGAAGGGGCTGGGTCTTAA
- a CDS encoding OmpA family protein: MKKIWQIGVAMLCAVTMTTGCANMSARQKGFLKGAAVGAVIGGGAGAAIGNGSDNGNRDAATGNGAMIGAASGALIGGIIGALMAKEEVKPPAPAPAPKVEPPAPMPEPKVETPPPPPPVVKEKIVLRGINFDFDKSNIKKEFVPVLEQAVEILKAHPDVKVVVEGYCDSIGTVAYNLKLSERRAESVKKFLVQHGINADKIQTIGYGKTHFIASNKTAEGRAMNRRVEFKILD, from the coding sequence ATGAAAAAAATTTGGCAGATAGGTGTAGCGATGCTATGCGCCGTCACAATGACAACCGGTTGCGCAAATATGTCAGCCCGCCAAAAGGGATTTCTTAAGGGCGCTGCCGTAGGAGCGGTTATAGGCGGCGGCGCTGGCGCGGCTATCGGCAACGGCAGCGACAATGGCAACAGAGATGCAGCGACAGGCAACGGAGCGATGATTGGGGCTGCTAGTGGCGCCCTAATAGGCGGCATCATAGGCGCTCTGATGGCAAAAGAAGAGGTCAAACCGCCGGCACCAGCACCGGCCCCAAAGGTAGAACCACCAGCACCTATGCCTGAACCCAAGGTAGAGACACCGCCGCCGCCACCACCAGTGGTGAAGGAAAAAATCGTCCTCAGAGGCATCAACTTTGACTTTGACAAATCAAACATCAAAAAGGAATTCGTGCCGGTGCTTGAGCAGGCCGTCGAGATACTCAAGGCCCATCCTGATGTGAAGGTAGTCGTTGAAGGCTATTGTGACTCTATTGGTACAGTTGCATACAACTTAAAACTCTCAGAAAGACGTGCTGAATCTGTAAAGAAGTTCTTGGTACAACATGGAATAAATGCCGACAAGATCCAGACGATCGGCTATGGCAAAACCCATTTTATCGCCAGCAACAAGACAGCGGAAGGCAGGGCCATGAACCGTCGCGTAGAGTTCAAGATACTTGATTGA
- a CDS encoding 4Fe-4S binding protein: MAFSLYLLYAGYRFYRYYLWVSGQSNVYAPKFPSVEAFLPIGALTALKHLVLTGQFDPIHPAGLAIFIAVLLTAFLFRKGVCGWVCPVGLISNLFEGLGRRFGLSFCLKGWPSIPLYSLKYILLSFFLYIILFRMDGRSIAAFMSSPYNMLVDIKMLLFFIKPSLTTVVFLVVITSLSIILRNPWCRYLCPYGALLGVMALFSPIHVKRDETLCINCKRCTKICPACIEVHKKTAVRTPECQGCMECIGVCPVKNCLGLNTLLGIKPSPLGVAALTITLIFGAWILASVTGHWESAIRPEMLRNLFLLTGGHVMHP, encoded by the coding sequence TTGGCCTTTTCACTATATCTTCTCTATGCCGGTTACCGATTCTACCGCTACTACCTGTGGGTAAGTGGACAAAGCAATGTCTATGCGCCCAAATTCCCCTCTGTCGAGGCCTTTCTGCCCATCGGGGCGCTGACCGCCTTGAAACACCTGGTGCTCACGGGCCAGTTCGATCCGATCCACCCCGCCGGGCTTGCCATCTTCATAGCAGTCCTGCTGACGGCCTTCCTGTTCCGCAAGGGCGTCTGTGGCTGGGTCTGCCCCGTTGGCCTCATCTCCAATCTCTTCGAGGGCCTTGGCCGGAGGTTTGGGCTCTCCTTCTGTCTTAAGGGCTGGCCATCCATACCCCTTTATTCATTAAAATACATACTTCTTTCCTTTTTTCTCTACATAATCCTCTTTCGCATGGATGGGCGGTCCATCGCGGCCTTTATGTCAAGCCCCTACAACATGCTTGTTGATATAAAGATGCTCCTATTTTTCATTAAGCCATCCCTGACGACGGTCGTCTTTCTGGTGGTCATCACCTCCCTGTCCATCATCCTCAGAAATCCATGGTGCAGGTATCTGTGCCCATATGGGGCGCTCCTCGGCGTTATGGCGCTCTTCAGCCCCATCCATGTGAAGCGTGACGAGACACTCTGCATCAACTGCAAAAGGTGTACAAAGATATGCCCAGCCTGCATAGAAGTGCACAAAAAAACAGCAGTGCGCACCCCTGAGTGTCAGGGCTGCATGGAGTGCATCGGCGTCTGTCCTGTAAAAAATTGCCTTGGACTCAATACACTGCTAGGTATCAAGCCTTCTCCATTGGGTGTCGCCGCCCTAACCATCACCCTGATCTTCGGTGCATGGATATTGGCCTCTGTTACAGGTCACTGGGAGTCTGCAATACGACCGGAGATGCTCCGCAATCTATTTTTATTGACAGGCGGGCATGTCATGCATCCATGA